The following coding sequences lie in one Streptomyces sp. Edi2 genomic window:
- a CDS encoding HU family DNA-binding protein, with protein MNRSEMVGTLADRAEVSRKDADAVLAALAEVTGEVVAKGDEKVTIPGFLTFERTHRAARAGRNPQTGEAIQVPAGYSVKVSAGSKLKAAVKGE; from the coding sequence ATGAACCGCAGTGAAATGGTCGGCACCCTGGCCGACCGAGCCGAGGTGTCGCGCAAGGACGCCGACGCGGTGCTGGCCGCCCTCGCCGAGGTGACCGGCGAGGTCGTCGCCAAGGGCGACGAGAAGGTCACCATCCCCGGCTTCCTTACCTTCGAGCGCACCCACCGTGCCGCTCGCGCCGGGCGTAACCCCCAGACCGGAGAGGCGATTCAGGTCCCGGCCGGCTACAGCGTGAAGGTCTCCGCAGGCTCCAAGCTCAAGGCGGCCGTCAAGGGCGAGTAG
- a CDS encoding ATP-grasp domain-containing protein, translating to MTIAIVDGYSTGATLARRLHAQGVDCIHLQSQPVINDHFQRSFNAHHYTCDLKYTADLRTVANQLASMGVSRVTAGAESGVTTAEILSLKLGLPTNTPGHLAARRDKALMAQAVRSAGLATPRASVASTPATAAAWFTASGLAEAVVKPLASAGTDHVRFCRTAQQVEAACVSVLDAKTIFGRSNHTALIQERLIGTEYYINTVSHNGHHRVAEIWQYTKQANATSTPVYDYEEPLAPSTHEASILRHFTFAVLDALGIRATPAHTEVILTARGPVLIETGARLGGATVPDIVERYSGGISQTALAATAMLNPQDLLNFDENQVAWNGTLRHVEFVNHYQGPANAAALGRVAELSSAVAVFSSVDPGDNIPPTSDLLSSPGHVYLAAKQRDVVERDYARLRSWEREGLHTA from the coding sequence ATGACAATCGCGATCGTCGACGGGTACTCCACCGGCGCCACCCTGGCCCGGCGACTTCACGCGCAGGGAGTGGACTGCATCCACCTCCAGAGCCAACCGGTGATCAACGATCACTTCCAGCGATCCTTCAACGCCCACCACTACACCTGCGACCTCAAATACACCGCGGATCTGCGCACCGTGGCGAACCAGCTGGCCAGCATGGGCGTCTCCCGAGTGACAGCCGGAGCCGAATCCGGAGTCACCACGGCCGAGATCCTCTCGCTCAAGCTCGGCCTGCCCACCAATACCCCCGGCCACCTGGCGGCCCGCCGGGACAAAGCCCTGATGGCCCAAGCCGTCAGATCGGCAGGACTCGCCACGCCACGCGCCAGCGTCGCCAGCACACCCGCGACCGCCGCCGCCTGGTTCACTGCATCCGGATTGGCCGAAGCTGTCGTCAAACCGCTGGCCTCGGCCGGAACCGACCACGTCCGCTTCTGCCGTACCGCCCAGCAGGTCGAGGCAGCCTGCGTCTCTGTTCTGGACGCAAAGACAATATTCGGAAGAAGCAACCACACCGCCCTCATCCAAGAACGCCTCATCGGGACCGAGTACTACATCAACACCGTCTCCCACAACGGCCACCACCGTGTCGCCGAGATCTGGCAATACACCAAGCAGGCCAATGCGACCTCCACCCCGGTCTACGACTACGAAGAGCCACTGGCGCCCTCGACCCACGAGGCGAGCATCCTGCGCCACTTCACCTTCGCCGTGCTCGATGCCCTCGGCATCCGTGCGACACCTGCCCACACCGAGGTCATCCTCACGGCCCGCGGCCCCGTGCTGATAGAGACCGGCGCTCGGCTCGGCGGGGCAACGGTTCCCGACATCGTCGAACGCTACTCGGGGGGCATATCCCAGACAGCCCTTGCCGCCACAGCCATGCTCAACCCCCAGGACCTGCTGAACTTCGACGAAAACCAGGTGGCCTGGAACGGCACGCTGCGCCACGTCGAGTTCGTCAACCACTACCAGGGGCCAGCCAATGCCGCAGCCCTCGGCCGGGTCGCCGAGCTCTCCAGCGCCGTAGCGGTCTTCTCCTCCGTCGACCCGGGCGACAACATCCCGCCGACCAGTGACCTGCTCAGCTCCCCGGGACACGTCTACCTCGCTGCCAAGCAGCGGGACGTCGTGGAGCGGGACTACGCGCGCTTGCGGAGCTGGGAACGCGAAGGTCTGCACACGGCCTGA
- a CDS encoding competence protein CoiA family protein, producing the protein MPFTALHPEAGRIDATRPDLAEGITWAQLHRTRPQVPLTCPDCAWTMHARLSPLKLRYFAHDPGRPESCTLAGESLEHHLIKLQITCAIRAADWHADLEVAAPDGSWRADVLAAAPDGSARTAWEVQLSPNTEDELWARTNRYSDAGIAVCWVTNRDNAPWMGRLPSARLRPGHNHGHWTVDDGLGDFSFTQAGWTTTPVPLEQFVDQVNRRLLTSHPVIERYHLIHRSSDNQRVRRRQLWAPAGASRDQDRHDAMCRRQEARAREQTEQRQAREAADNQRKDARRAEWSAARQAEIERWRRAREAPAQQREAERAERQHQQRLAAEQRRAQLAEDKQRGHRWWQELTEPQIHDFMNAVARHLRQHDTRPHIPVQEINDHRELGYGIPVFALGRFHHLRGIARPCPDLVASTPQLRSGTTQIYVRNTHEAQLLADAGVAADRIHRFNLPDHEPTTPS; encoded by the coding sequence ATGCCCTTCACCGCTCTCCACCCCGAAGCCGGACGGATTGACGCAACCCGCCCAGACCTTGCCGAGGGCATCACCTGGGCACAGCTGCACCGAACCCGCCCACAGGTCCCGCTGACCTGCCCCGACTGCGCCTGGACGATGCACGCGCGTCTCTCACCGCTCAAGCTCCGCTACTTCGCCCACGATCCAGGACGTCCGGAGAGCTGCACACTGGCGGGCGAATCGCTCGAACACCACCTGATCAAGCTGCAGATCACCTGCGCAATTCGTGCCGCCGACTGGCACGCCGACCTCGAGGTCGCGGCTCCCGATGGATCCTGGCGAGCGGACGTTCTGGCGGCCGCCCCGGACGGCTCCGCCCGGACGGCATGGGAAGTCCAACTCTCACCCAACACGGAAGACGAGCTCTGGGCACGCACGAACCGCTACAGCGACGCAGGAATCGCCGTGTGCTGGGTGACCAACCGCGACAACGCCCCTTGGATGGGCCGTCTCCCTTCCGCCCGCCTGCGGCCCGGACACAACCACGGGCACTGGACAGTCGATGACGGCCTCGGGGACTTCTCCTTCACCCAGGCTGGCTGGACCACCACCCCGGTCCCGCTCGAGCAGTTCGTGGACCAGGTCAACCGAAGACTCCTCACCTCCCACCCCGTGATCGAGCGCTACCACCTCATCCACCGAAGCAGCGACAACCAGCGGGTGCGCCGTCGTCAACTGTGGGCTCCCGCAGGCGCGAGCCGCGACCAGGACCGTCACGACGCGATGTGCCGTCGCCAGGAGGCCCGGGCGAGGGAACAGACCGAGCAGCGCCAGGCCCGCGAAGCCGCAGATAACCAGCGCAAGGACGCACGCCGAGCCGAGTGGAGCGCGGCCCGGCAAGCAGAGATAGAACGCTGGCGCCGCGCGCGCGAGGCGCCAGCGCAGCAACGAGAGGCAGAGCGCGCGGAGCGACAGCACCAGCAACGCCTCGCTGCAGAGCAACGCCGTGCCCAGCTGGCCGAGGACAAGCAACGCGGCCACCGTTGGTGGCAAGAACTGACCGAACCGCAGATTCACGACTTCATGAACGCCGTCGCCCGCCACCTCCGGCAGCATGACACGCGCCCCCACATACCTGTGCAGGAGATAAACGACCACCGCGAGCTCGGCTACGGCATACCGGTGTTCGCGCTGGGCCGCTTCCACCACCTGCGCGGCATTGCCCGCCCCTGCCCGGACCTTGTCGCCAGCACACCTCAACTGAGATCCGGAACCACACAGATCTACGTGCGCAACACCCACGAGGCGCAGCTGCTGGCCGATGCCGGTGTGGCAGCAGACCGCATCCATCGCTTCAACCTGCCCGACCACGAGCCGACAACTCCGAGCTGA
- a CDS encoding nuclease-related domain-containing protein, translating to MSKPASRRRGGAGASAQSMANAIRARERRRQHRTAAWALPAATIPSAGVGWLTAAFTDWYAGAAVIAVLTVLALRRIYRSEGSSWATGAAGERRTRRTLIPLVWTGLGRWIVLHDRQIPRSRANLDHLIFGRCGPVYVDTKTWTSKTSKVRLDAHGRLWYGRYPQQDAVDTVIWEAGRAAQVLGHSVRPVIAVHYAHVPPGGLVTAGVTVVQATELRRHLRSLPKEPGWSRARIRKAALLADQQLRPAA from the coding sequence ATGTCCAAGCCGGCATCGAGGCGCCGCGGCGGCGCCGGCGCGAGCGCCCAGTCCATGGCCAACGCCATCCGCGCCAGAGAGCGCCGCAGGCAGCACAGAACCGCCGCGTGGGCCCTGCCCGCCGCCACGATCCCGTCGGCAGGCGTGGGATGGCTCACGGCAGCCTTCACCGACTGGTACGCCGGCGCCGCGGTCATCGCTGTGCTCACCGTCCTGGCCCTGCGCCGCATCTACCGAAGCGAGGGGAGCTCCTGGGCGACCGGGGCGGCCGGTGAGCGCCGCACCCGACGCACTCTCATCCCGCTCGTGTGGACCGGACTCGGGCGCTGGATTGTCCTTCACGACCGCCAGATACCCCGGTCAAGGGCGAATTTGGATCACTTGATCTTTGGGCGGTGTGGTCCGGTATATGTAGATACGAAGACTTGGACCTCCAAGACCTCCAAGGTGCGTCTCGATGCCCATGGTCGCCTCTGGTACGGCCGCTACCCCCAGCAAGACGCCGTCGACACCGTCATCTGGGAGGCAGGACGAGCCGCTCAAGTACTTGGGCACTCGGTACGCCCAGTCATCGCAGTCCACTACGCCCACGTGCCGCCCGGAGGACTCGTCACCGCCGGCGTCACCGTCGTGCAGGCCACCGAACTGCGCCGCCACCTGCGCTCACTGCCCAAGGAGCCTGGCTGGAGCCGCGCCCGCATCCGCAAGGCCGCACTCCTCGCCGACCAGCAGCTGCGCCCCGCAGCCTGA
- a CDS encoding DUF6233 domain-containing protein, whose translation MPQHAPPPPIWVLLPDGEQKVRGRLHERQQTRSTWMHKVGLPMWSATQEGAKAVEYVVWLETEHVRPVDGVSYSSVPTTPLPAAAPPPARWGWRVQRLPHRTGGGTVVHDHDCPDAPQAGAELDLDGALTALRRPGASACQRCDAAAALTPLA comes from the coding sequence ATGCCGCAACACGCACCACCGCCACCGATCTGGGTGCTGCTGCCTGACGGGGAGCAGAAGGTCCGCGGGCGCCTACACGAGCGGCAGCAGACCCGATCGACATGGATGCACAAGGTGGGGCTGCCGATGTGGTCAGCGACGCAGGAAGGGGCAAAGGCGGTCGAGTATGTGGTGTGGCTGGAGACCGAACACGTCCGACCCGTCGACGGAGTCTCCTACTCCTCTGTCCCCACCACTCCGCTACCCGCGGCTGCCCCACCGCCCGCGCGATGGGGATGGCGCGTCCAGAGACTCCCGCACCGTACAGGCGGCGGCACAGTGGTGCATGACCACGACTGCCCGGACGCCCCGCAGGCCGGCGCCGAACTGGACCTCGACGGCGCGCTGACAGCATTGCGTCGCCCCGGAGCATCCGCCTGCCAGCGATGTGACGCGGCCGCCGCCCTGACCCCGCTTGCGTAA
- a CDS encoding Ku protein has translation MNASPPRAVWTGVISFSLVNLPIRLYSATAEHAVRLREIHKADGGRIRHKRVCELDGEEIPYEDVGRGFELPGDGGMVQLTDADLDRLPLATRHQVQVHGFVPADDVDPISYSRAYYAGPAGEAAGRAYSLLVAALARAGVVAVCRVVIRTRERLAILRPRHGVLVLQTLLWPDEVRDPGNLAPSTPVTDREMALAELLMHELTGVEGDDLRDRSRDALEALVDAKIADRQIESPPQPQPLGDLLAALERSVRAARDAR, from the coding sequence ATGAACGCCTCTCCGCCAAGGGCAGTGTGGACCGGAGTGATCTCGTTCTCCCTGGTGAACTTGCCCATCCGCCTGTACTCCGCGACCGCTGAGCACGCCGTGCGACTGAGGGAGATCCACAAGGCGGACGGCGGGCGGATCCGGCACAAGCGGGTGTGCGAGCTGGACGGAGAAGAGATCCCTTACGAGGACGTCGGCCGCGGATTCGAGCTGCCCGGCGACGGAGGCATGGTGCAACTGACGGATGCTGACCTGGACCGCCTTCCTCTGGCGACGCGCCACCAAGTCCAGGTGCACGGATTCGTGCCAGCCGACGATGTCGACCCGATCAGTTACAGCAGGGCCTACTACGCCGGCCCTGCGGGCGAGGCCGCAGGGCGTGCCTACTCGCTTCTTGTGGCTGCCCTGGCCCGCGCCGGGGTCGTGGCCGTCTGCCGGGTCGTGATCCGCACCCGCGAGCGCCTGGCCATACTCCGACCCCGCCACGGTGTGCTGGTGCTACAGACCCTGCTGTGGCCCGATGAAGTCCGTGACCCGGGCAATCTCGCCCCTTCAACCCCCGTCACCGACCGGGAGATGGCGCTGGCCGAACTGCTGATGCATGAATTGACCGGTGTGGAGGGGGACGACTTGCGCGACCGCTCCCGAGACGCACTGGAGGCGCTGGTGGATGCGAAGATCGCGGACCGGCAGATCGAGTCGCCGCCGCAGCCACAGCCACTCGGCGACCTGCTCGCCGCTCTTGAAAGATCCGTTCGGGCGGCGCGGGACGCCCGGTAA
- a CDS encoding lysophospholipid acyltransferase family protein, translating to MLSRIASAVVPTLGRLTITSDGAAAPEPGTIIAANHTSLVDPGVVLAALRRWNVEPVILAAAGLWRIPVLGRLLNRDGHIPVHRNTTHAANALDVAAAALRAGRTVLIYGEGRLPHRKDAAEAAPEDFRTGLARLACSASVPIVPLGQAGARRISSGSRAKQLAGILTAPARRPRMHVHLGVPLQLSADVAAATTAAHQAVAAAWRTAARHLDEPAAFAA from the coding sequence GTGCTCAGCCGCATCGCCTCCGCCGTCGTCCCCACCCTCGGCCGCCTGACGATCACGTCCGATGGAGCGGCCGCCCCGGAGCCCGGCACCATCATTGCCGCCAACCACACCTCCCTGGTCGACCCCGGCGTCGTCCTCGCCGCGCTGCGCCGCTGGAACGTCGAACCCGTCATCCTCGCCGCCGCCGGCCTGTGGCGCATTCCCGTCCTTGGCCGTCTCCTCAACCGTGACGGCCACATTCCCGTCCACCGGAACACCACCCACGCGGCGAACGCGCTGGACGTGGCCGCAGCCGCGCTCCGAGCCGGCCGCACTGTTCTCATCTATGGCGAAGGGCGGCTGCCCCACCGCAAGGACGCTGCCGAAGCCGCACCGGAGGACTTCCGCACCGGCCTCGCACGACTCGCCTGTTCCGCCAGCGTGCCCATCGTGCCCCTCGGCCAGGCCGGTGCCCGCCGCATCAGCTCCGGGAGCCGGGCCAAGCAGCTCGCCGGCATCCTCACCGCCCCGGCCCGACGGCCGCGGATGCATGTACACCTCGGCGTCCCTCTGCAACTCTCCGCCGACGTTGCGGCCGCGACCACGGCGGCCCACCAGGCCGTCGCCGCCGCCTGGCGCACCGCGGCCCGGCACCTGGATGAGCCCGCAGCGTTCGCCGCATGA
- a CDS encoding fic family toxin-antitoxin system, toxin component yields MQLTIDRAWLLEIIEQRLRDKPDLADWGATAAAVARHGDQILDQPIYPEPHDRAAALFQSLLRIPALTHSNEIFALSVAFGFLTVCGLTPKVTTEAAGDLVEQTLAGAVDVRQIAAQFKAWTS; encoded by the coding sequence GTGCAACTCACGATCGATCGTGCCTGGCTCCTCGAGATCATCGAGCAGCGCCTACGCGACAAGCCAGACCTAGCAGACTGGGGCGCAACCGCCGCCGCCGTAGCTCGCCATGGCGACCAGATCCTGGACCAGCCGATCTACCCCGAGCCACACGACCGAGCCGCCGCGCTCTTCCAAAGCCTCCTGCGTATCCCCGCTCTCACGCACTCGAACGAAATCTTCGCTCTGAGCGTCGCGTTCGGCTTCCTCACCGTCTGCGGGCTGACCCCCAAGGTCACCACCGAAGCCGCTGGCGACCTTGTCGAACAGACCCTGGCCGGCGCCGTCGACGTCCGTCAGATCGCAGCCCAGTTCAAAGCCTGGACAAGCTGA
- a CDS encoding DciA family protein gives MNSDEPSGVDLARNALIEARKAAAERGERGRAQRKPARRQSARRDGREPMRLGGAVENLVIERGWEEPVAGGTVIERWSAIVTPNIAKRLGAEAFHDDSRQLDLLPASRAWLVQGQLIAADLLRQVNEELGKGTVRKIHILSPDQRPRRRSEPPAEPLSPAAAPHEPLAAKPIPGEYRKARATLRQQPAREEEPAPARTREDACAGFHEALAGIRQHSSQAPQETPELVRADEDRHPGYRNARDSIRPADPRPSPAPAPARRAPHKQYLQILQQLHDSKVLSTPAS, from the coding sequence ATGAACTCCGACGAGCCAAGCGGCGTCGACCTCGCCCGCAACGCCCTGATCGAGGCCAGGAAGGCCGCCGCCGAACGCGGCGAGCGCGGCCGCGCACAGCGGAAGCCCGCACGACGCCAGTCCGCACGACGTGACGGGCGTGAGCCCATGCGCCTGGGCGGCGCGGTCGAAAACCTGGTCATCGAGCGGGGCTGGGAAGAGCCTGTTGCCGGTGGCACGGTCATCGAGCGGTGGTCCGCCATCGTCACCCCCAACATCGCCAAACGACTGGGCGCGGAAGCGTTCCACGACGACAGCCGCCAGCTCGACCTCCTGCCCGCATCCCGCGCCTGGCTCGTCCAAGGCCAACTGATCGCCGCGGACCTGCTGCGCCAAGTCAACGAGGAACTCGGGAAGGGCACCGTCCGGAAGATCCACATCCTCTCACCCGACCAACGCCCCCGCAGACGCTCCGAGCCGCCAGCGGAACCACTCTCCCCGGCGGCAGCCCCTCACGAGCCACTCGCCGCCAAGCCCATCCCCGGCGAGTACCGCAAGGCCCGGGCCACCCTGCGTCAGCAGCCGGCACGCGAGGAAGAACCCGCACCAGCCCGAACACGCGAAGATGCGTGCGCCGGCTTCCACGAGGCCCTCGCCGGCATCCGCCAGCACTCGTCCCAAGCACCGCAGGAAACACCGGAGCTGGTCCGCGCGGACGAGGACAGACACCCGGGATACCGCAACGCCCGGGACAGCATCCGGCCCGCCGACCCACGCCCTTCGCCGGCCCCCGCCCCCGCCCGGCGCGCACCACACAAGCAATACCTGCAGATTCTTCAGCAACTGCACGACAGCAAGGTGCTCAGCACACCGGCCTCATAG
- a CDS encoding transcriptional regulator, with the protein MPTTAPGTRPDRHTTGPVPEADQWINATKGRIAPNGHVWLEAVHWFYDHGPYAADRSHGPKKVGHTTLRVARALAHLKECRPSAANVASWLQITLRTARYHLKILRETGLLTYQSKGTRIAGVGGRASEYARTIPPVYDEALGLRTGPSDTHIRSVRGFSQEQIPLMKQLHRKARRPLPRKRTKRANRNAAVPASATASCTPMVVTTPGLSTAGDTPLPSESKLASGKPRSTTPKTPTRHTRSLNRIGRRYQLAQELITQVPWLARASTPRIAWIVRHVADAGWTTTEVIAVISQENPANRVHRPSGFLAARLRGAAEFYNTPERRAAIVAWWQDSRQAEKARHAEWEGQWQAPTSRAVAQQVNAAFTQLGQRTDPDNDAPTYEAGENGLIALEQLNRDDIIDLRAAAQKDPLLVRTTIARCGETYARRLFTNQLVDQIKRLAGTGRLVLHTHGALA; encoded by the coding sequence GTGCCCACCACCGCACCCGGCACCCGGCCGGACCGGCACACCACCGGGCCCGTGCCCGAAGCCGACCAGTGGATCAACGCGACCAAAGGCCGCATCGCGCCGAACGGCCACGTCTGGCTGGAAGCTGTCCACTGGTTCTACGACCACGGCCCGTACGCCGCCGACCGCTCCCACGGCCCCAAGAAGGTCGGCCACACGACGCTGCGCGTTGCGCGTGCGCTCGCTCACCTCAAGGAGTGCCGCCCCAGCGCGGCCAACGTCGCCAGCTGGCTGCAGATCACCCTTCGCACCGCGCGCTACCACCTGAAGATCCTTCGCGAGACCGGCCTGCTCACCTACCAGTCCAAGGGCACGCGCATCGCCGGCGTCGGCGGCCGCGCCAGCGAGTACGCCCGCACCATCCCCCCGGTATACGACGAGGCCCTCGGCCTGCGCACCGGCCCCTCGGATACCCACATCCGCTCCGTGCGCGGCTTCTCCCAGGAGCAGATCCCGCTCATGAAGCAGCTCCACAGGAAGGCCCGGCGCCCCCTTCCGCGGAAGCGGACAAAGCGCGCCAACCGGAATGCCGCTGTGCCTGCTTCAGCCACCGCGTCTTGCACCCCAATGGTGGTTACTACCCCAGGTCTTTCCACTGCAGGTGATACTCCTCTTCCCTCTGAGAGCAAGCTCGCCAGCGGGAAGCCCCGTTCCACCACCCCAAAGACCCCGACCCGCCACACCCGCTCACTGAACCGCATCGGCCGCCGCTACCAGCTCGCCCAGGAGCTCATCACCCAGGTGCCGTGGCTCGCCCGGGCCAGCACCCCACGCATCGCCTGGATCGTGCGCCACGTGGCCGACGCCGGCTGGACCACGACCGAAGTCATCGCCGTGATCAGCCAGGAGAACCCCGCCAACCGCGTCCACCGCCCCTCAGGATTCCTCGCCGCCCGCCTGCGCGGTGCCGCCGAGTTCTACAACACCCCCGAGCGCCGCGCCGCGATCGTCGCCTGGTGGCAGGACTCCCGCCAGGCCGAAAAGGCCCGCCACGCCGAATGGGAAGGCCAGTGGCAGGCACCCACCAGCCGGGCCGTGGCACAGCAGGTCAACGCCGCCTTCACCCAACTCGGCCAGCGCACCGATCCCGATAACGACGCACCGACCTACGAAGCCGGCGAGAACGGACTCATCGCCTTGGAGCAGCTGAACCGGGACGACATCATCGACCTGCGCGCCGCCGCCCAGAAGGACCCGCTCCTCGTCCGCACCACCATCGCGCGCTGCGGCGAGACCTACGCACGCCGACTGTTCACCAACCAGCTCGTCGACCAGATCAAGCGCCTGGCCGGCACCGGACGGCTGGTCCTGCACACCCACGGAGCGCTGGCATGA
- a CDS encoding sortase, which yields MPENTHASDAAEPASSSDAARASRTRRNLLIGASVAAAVAIGLTAVRLNNGPEPVTTATKTTEAASRTTPEQDPLTTTSHPATKEAPDHTGKARDQARKTLHNWSESNPAASDNKHAVSSTPDTGVGGRIHEVLRIPALGATWSQPVYEGVGNQQLQAGVGHFDGTAEPGQLGNFALAGHRSGVASPPFRDIDRIKAGSAIKVTAADRTTYTYTVTRVRVVDPTDVNVVARVPDHPNARPTKKLLTLITCWPANGHSKRVVVEAQFSSSQGGV from the coding sequence ATGCCCGAAAACACCCATGCCTCCGACGCCGCCGAGCCCGCCTCCTCCAGCGACGCCGCTCGCGCCTCCCGCACACGACGGAACCTCCTGATCGGCGCATCCGTAGCGGCCGCAGTCGCCATCGGCCTCACCGCGGTGCGCTTGAACAACGGGCCTGAGCCCGTCACCACCGCCACCAAGACCACCGAGGCCGCCTCACGCACCACCCCGGAGCAAGACCCGCTCACCACCACCTCCCACCCCGCCACCAAGGAAGCCCCCGACCACACCGGCAAGGCGAGAGACCAAGCCCGCAAGACCCTCCACAACTGGAGCGAGAGCAACCCCGCCGCCAGCGACAACAAGCACGCCGTGAGCAGCACCCCCGACACCGGAGTCGGCGGCCGCATCCACGAAGTGCTGCGCATCCCGGCCCTCGGAGCAACCTGGTCCCAGCCGGTCTATGAGGGAGTCGGCAACCAGCAACTGCAGGCCGGCGTAGGTCACTTCGACGGCACAGCGGAGCCCGGGCAGCTCGGCAACTTCGCGTTGGCCGGTCACCGCAGCGGAGTCGCATCGCCTCCCTTCCGGGACATCGACCGCATCAAGGCCGGATCGGCCATCAAGGTCACCGCAGCCGATCGCACGACCTACACCTACACCGTCACCCGGGTACGTGTCGTCGACCCCACCGACGTGAACGTCGTCGCACGGGTACCGGACCACCCCAACGCCCGTCCGACGAAGAAGCTGTTGACCCTCATCACGTGCTGGCCGGCCAACGGCCACTCCAAGCGCGTGGTGGTCGAGGCGCAGTTCAGCTCGTCCCAGGGGGGTGTCTAG
- a CDS encoding SpaA isopeptide-forming pilin-related protein: MSVASPTARPQAHRRTRLAVVLGTTVALGTGILLAPNAFAYDKYGPGYSIPDSAGHAGASHLGAFGKPGSLFPHAIAHAYCADPTLPGPAAGGKYSPITPFKSWTSKATGKKVSSSDFNRAAFVLSDTRQPTDAQAAAVDAVIYTYLNRGSDYALPNGKRALERLSYKNVPASVKTLANTYMQEAERFAGPYRVNIHAGSKVSPGAKVPVTLDITSATGHKLPNTKLDLKVSGAASGTGSVTTNIAGTARTTITASKSGTINLQATAARLPSTTLHAQTPGNGKAQRVVVAGGHSTATATAHLKATTAHGGLKVVKTAADNHKVMVGVEFEVKDRHGKTVARGKTDAHGVWQVKDLAPGSYTVHEVRAAEGYRLAPDQRVSVGDLVTAKVSVTDTKVPQKPAPRPRPVHLPGNVLPKTGA, from the coding sequence ATGAGTGTGGCATCACCCACAGCGCGCCCGCAGGCACACCGCCGAACTCGGCTCGCGGTCGTGCTCGGCACGACGGTGGCATTGGGCACGGGCATTCTACTGGCACCCAACGCGTTCGCATATGACAAGTACGGCCCGGGATACTCGATCCCGGACTCGGCCGGCCACGCCGGCGCCAGCCACCTCGGCGCGTTCGGAAAGCCGGGAAGCCTCTTCCCGCACGCGATAGCCCACGCCTACTGCGCCGACCCCACGCTCCCCGGCCCCGCGGCGGGCGGGAAGTACAGCCCGATCACGCCGTTCAAGTCCTGGACGTCGAAGGCCACCGGCAAGAAGGTCTCGAGCAGCGACTTCAACCGTGCCGCCTTCGTCCTGTCCGACACCCGCCAGCCCACCGATGCCCAGGCGGCCGCGGTCGACGCGGTCATCTACACCTATCTCAACCGCGGCAGCGACTACGCCCTGCCGAATGGCAAGCGCGCCCTTGAGCGCCTCTCGTACAAGAACGTCCCGGCGTCGGTGAAGACCCTGGCCAATACGTACATGCAAGAGGCCGAGCGGTTCGCCGGCCCCTACCGGGTCAACATCCACGCCGGCTCCAAGGTCTCCCCGGGCGCGAAGGTGCCCGTCACCCTGGACATCACCTCGGCGACCGGGCACAAGCTGCCCAACACCAAGCTGGACCTGAAGGTCTCCGGCGCGGCCTCCGGCACCGGCTCGGTCACCACCAACATCGCAGGCACCGCCCGCACCACGATCACCGCGTCGAAGTCCGGCACCATCAACCTGCAGGCGACCGCCGCCCGGCTGCCCAGCACGACCCTTCACGCCCAAACGCCCGGCAACGGCAAGGCGCAGCGCGTCGTCGTCGCCGGCGGCCACTCCACCGCCACGGCCACCGCGCACCTCAAGGCCACCACGGCCCACGGCGGACTGAAGGTGGTCAAGACCGCGGCCGACAACCACAAGGTCATGGTCGGTGTGGAGTTCGAGGTCAAGGACCGCCACGGGAAGACCGTCGCCCGCGGCAAGACGGACGCTCACGGCGTCTGGCAGGTCAAGGACCTGGCACCGGGCTCCTACACGGTGCACGAGGTTCGCGCCGCGGAGGGATACCGACTCGCCCCCGACCAGCGGGTGAGCGTTGGTGACCTCGTCACCGCGAAGGTTTCGGTCACCGACACCAAGGTCCCGCAGAAGCCGGCGCCCCGGCCCCGCCCGGTTCACCTCCCCGGCAACGTCCTGCCGAAGACCGGCGCCTGA